Proteins encoded by one window of Chryseobacterium sp. POL2:
- the lpxD gene encoding UDP-3-O-(3-hydroxymyristoyl)glucosamine N-acyltransferase: MEFTVEQIANFINGRIIGDKSTIITGVSPIEDGQKGHLSFIAQERFAHFIDTTDCSVLIVSEKLLKPDHTYPSVIIVVEDAYLSFQVLMNLYNDLKKKKSGIEQPSNISHSAVVGSDVYIGAFTYISDKAVIGDNTQIYPQVYIGKAVKIGKNCKIDSGARIYDGCIIGDNCIVHSNTVIGGDGFGFQLSAEGFKKIPQLGNVIIEDDVEIGSNCSIDRATIGSTIIGKGTKIDNLIQIAHNVRIGQNNVIAAQAGIAGSTKIGDWNQIGGQVGIVGHIEIGNQVKIQAQSGVNSNVKDKEILYGSPAILAGDYRRSYVHFRNFTDIVERINNLENNKK, from the coding sequence ATGGAATTTACTGTAGAGCAAATTGCAAACTTTATTAATGGTAGAATCATCGGTGATAAGTCAACAATTATTACTGGCGTTTCTCCTATAGAAGATGGCCAAAAAGGTCATTTGTCTTTTATTGCACAAGAGCGTTTTGCTCATTTTATTGATACAACAGACTGTTCAGTACTGATAGTTTCAGAAAAACTGTTAAAGCCAGACCATACTTATCCTTCAGTTATTATTGTTGTGGAAGATGCATACTTGTCTTTTCAGGTTCTTATGAATCTTTATAACGATCTCAAAAAGAAAAAGTCCGGAATAGAACAACCTTCCAATATTAGCCATTCTGCAGTGGTGGGTTCGGATGTTTATATCGGTGCGTTTACGTATATTTCTGACAAAGCTGTTATCGGCGATAATACCCAAATCTATCCACAAGTATATATCGGAAAAGCAGTGAAAATTGGAAAAAATTGCAAAATCGATTCAGGCGCTCGGATATATGACGGTTGCATCATCGGTGATAACTGTATTGTACATTCTAATACAGTGATAGGTGGTGATGGTTTTGGTTTTCAACTAAGTGCTGAAGGTTTTAAAAAAATTCCACAATTAGGAAATGTTATCATAGAAGATGATGTTGAGATAGGATCTAATTGTAGCATCGACAGGGCGACAATTGGTTCAACCATTATTGGAAAAGGTACCAAGATCGATAACCTTATTCAGATTGCTCATAATGTGAGAATTGGCCAAAACAATGTTATTGCAGCACAAGCTGGGATTGCAGGCTCTACCAAAATTGGAGATTGGAACCAGATTGGCGGTCAAGTCGGAATTGTTGGACATATCGAAATTGGAAATCAAGTTAAAATCCAAGCGCAAAGTGGCGTAAATAGTAATGTGAAAGATAAAGAAATACTTTATGGTTCTCCGGCGATTTTGGCAGGTGACTACCGTAGAAGTTATGTTCATTTTAGAAACTTTACTGACATCGTTGAAAGAATTAATAATTTAGAAAATAACAAAAAATAA
- the lpxA gene encoding acyl-ACP--UDP-N-acetylglucosamine O-acyltransferase, whose product MVHQLAVVDKRAKIGKNVVVEPFTTIAGDVEIGEGTWIGSNVTIMDGTRIGKNCKVFPGAVLGGIPQDLKFDGEDTFVYIGDNTVIREAVTVNRGTKALGYTKVGNDCLIMATAHVAHDCVLGNNVIIANACGIAGHVEIGDFVVMGGLSAVQQFGKIGKHVMISGGSLIRKDIPPYVKVARDPISYAGINSVGLRRRGFSNDKIFEIQKIYRAIFQMKMNTTQAIEHIEKEMLPTAERDEIITFIQNSPRGIVKGYGSSKE is encoded by the coding sequence ATGGTACATCAGTTAGCAGTCGTCGACAAACGTGCAAAAATAGGTAAAAACGTAGTTGTAGAACCTTTCACAACAATAGCCGGAGATGTAGAAATTGGAGAAGGAACTTGGATTGGATCAAATGTCACCATAATGGATGGAACCAGAATTGGTAAAAATTGTAAAGTTTTTCCAGGAGCTGTCCTAGGAGGTATTCCCCAAGATCTAAAATTCGATGGTGAGGATACTTTTGTATATATCGGAGACAACACCGTTATCCGAGAAGCAGTCACTGTTAACCGCGGTACAAAAGCATTAGGCTATACCAAGGTGGGTAACGATTGCCTCATTATGGCAACAGCCCATGTAGCTCATGATTGTGTCCTTGGGAACAATGTGATAATCGCTAATGCGTGTGGTATTGCAGGGCATGTTGAGATTGGAGATTTTGTTGTAATGGGCGGACTAAGTGCGGTACAACAATTCGGTAAAATCGGAAAACATGTGATGATATCAGGCGGATCATTGATTCGGAAAGATATTCCACCATATGTAAAAGTTGCGAGAGATCCCATTTCCTATGCCGGAATTAACTCTGTAGGACTTAGAAGAAGAGGATTTAGCAATGATAAAATTTTTGAAATTCAGAAAATTTATCGTGCCATTTTCCAAATGAAGATGAATACCACACAAGCAATAGAGCATATCGAGAAAGAAATGTTACCAACCGCCGAACGCGACGAGATTATCACATTTATCCAAAACTCGCCAAGAGGTATCGTTAAAGGCTATGGTTCTTCTAAAGAATAA
- a CDS encoding diacylglycerol/lipid kinase family protein, which yields MKTAYIINPFSAKKNYQNFLTGLKSKVENPLVLVSKSIEDSFNFIKENWDDVDVFVAIGGDGTISTVASKLVNTDKILAVFPAGSGNGFSNETNFSKNIDKLLKKLENREFKLVDSFMINNNLSINVSGVGLDGNIIEGFEHSKRGFSSYIKITVEKYFKFKPIKVKFEEKYKNFDGEYMMVNVANTRQFGNNAYIAPQADMSDGKVELALVKKFPLPAGLTFAYQMFTKSLKPGKYLQYISTSEISFSVDSEAWHLDGEYYRIKSPIHIRVLPQSLRILI from the coding sequence ATGAAAACAGCGTATATCATTAATCCTTTTTCAGCAAAAAAAAATTATCAAAACTTTTTGACAGGGCTTAAATCCAAAGTTGAAAATCCTTTAGTTTTGGTGTCAAAATCTATCGAAGATAGTTTTAATTTTATAAAAGAAAACTGGGACGATGTAGATGTTTTTGTAGCTATTGGCGGCGATGGGACGATCTCTACAGTAGCGAGTAAGTTGGTAAATACAGATAAAATTTTAGCTGTTTTTCCAGCAGGTTCGGGTAATGGTTTTTCTAATGAAACCAACTTTTCTAAAAACATTGATAAACTTTTAAAAAAATTAGAAAATCGAGAATTCAAGTTAGTAGATTCATTTATGATAAATAATAATTTATCGATAAATGTTTCTGGTGTTGGCTTGGACGGAAATATTATCGAAGGTTTTGAACATTCCAAACGTGGCTTTAGCAGCTACATCAAAATCACTGTTGAGAAGTATTTTAAATTTAAACCTATTAAAGTCAAGTTTGAAGAAAAATATAAAAACTTCGATGGCGAATATATGATGGTTAATGTTGCCAACACACGACAGTTTGGGAACAATGCTTATATCGCACCACAAGCCGATATGTCCGATGGTAAAGTCGAATTGGCTTTGGTAAAAAAGTTTCCGCTGCCAGCAGGATTAACATTTGCTTATCAAATGTTTACTAAAAGCTTAAAACCAGGCAAATATTTGCAATACATTTCGACTTCCGAAATTTCGTTTTCTGTCGATTCCGAGGCATGGCATCTCGATGGCGAATATTATAGAATAAAATCTCCAATCCACATCCGAGTGCTTCCCCAAAGTTTACGAATATTAATATAG
- the gyrB gene encoding DNA topoisomerase (ATP-hydrolyzing) subunit B has translation MSQKQYTASSIQALEGMEHVRMRPSMYIGDVGTRGLHHLVYEVVDNSIDEALAGYCDTITVTIKEGNGIEVTDNGRGIPVDFHEKEQKSALEVVMTKIGAGGKFDKDSYKVSGGLHGVGVSCVNALSNDMITTVFRDGNVYQQHYQRGKALEDVKQVGNTDKRGTMQFFQPDDTIFTELVYNYDTLANRLRELSYLNKGITITLTDERLTLEDGSFKTEIFHSEGGLKEFVEFIDGSRESIMENVIFMEGEREGIPVEVAMRYNTSFNENLHSYVNNINTHEGGTHLAGFRRALTRTLKKYADELGLPAKEKVEVTGDDFREGLTAVISVKVMEPQFEGQTKTKLGNSEVSGAVDKIVGEMLTNFLEEHPTEAKIIVQKVVLAAKARQAAKKAREMVQRKSPMGGSGLPGKLSDCSSKDPAESELFLVEGDSAGGTAKQGRDRHFQAILPLRGKILNVEKSMLHKVYDNDEIKNIYTALGVSVGTEEDSKALNIAKLRYHKIVIMTDADIDGSHISTLILTFFFRYMKELIENGYVYIAQPPLYLLKKGNKKVYAYNEKEREALTLEMSPDGKGVEVQRYKGLGEMNPEQLWDTTLNPEHRTLKQITIENAVEADSVFSMLMGDEVPPRREFIEKNAVYARIDV, from the coding sequence ATGAGTCAAAAACAATATACAGCAAGTAGTATTCAGGCATTGGAAGGAATGGAGCACGTACGTATGCGTCCTTCGATGTACATTGGTGATGTGGGCACTAGAGGTCTTCACCATTTGGTTTATGAAGTAGTGGACAACTCTATTGATGAGGCTTTGGCAGGTTATTGTGATACAATTACGGTAACCATCAAAGAAGGCAACGGAATCGAGGTGACCGATAATGGTCGTGGTATTCCGGTTGACTTTCACGAAAAGGAGCAAAAATCAGCTTTGGAGGTTGTAATGACCAAAATTGGAGCAGGAGGGAAGTTCGATAAAGATTCGTATAAAGTTTCGGGAGGTTTACATGGCGTTGGGGTATCGTGTGTTAACGCGCTTTCTAACGACATGATTACGACGGTTTTCCGGGACGGAAATGTGTATCAACAACATTATCAAAGAGGAAAAGCTCTAGAAGATGTTAAGCAAGTAGGAAATACTGACAAGCGTGGAACAATGCAGTTTTTCCAACCTGATGATACTATTTTTACAGAATTAGTTTATAACTATGATACTTTAGCGAATCGTCTTCGCGAACTTTCTTATCTTAATAAAGGTATTACAATTACTTTAACAGACGAAAGACTTACACTAGAAGATGGTAGTTTCAAAACAGAAATTTTCCATTCAGAAGGAGGCCTGAAAGAATTCGTTGAATTTATCGATGGCAGTCGCGAGTCTATCATGGAGAATGTTATCTTCATGGAAGGCGAAAGAGAAGGTATTCCTGTAGAGGTTGCAATGCGTTACAACACTTCGTTTAATGAGAATTTACATTCTTATGTTAACAATATCAACACGCACGAAGGTGGTACACACTTAGCAGGTTTCCGCAGAGCATTAACGAGAACTTTAAAAAAATATGCAGACGAGCTAGGTCTTCCTGCAAAAGAAAAAGTTGAAGTTACAGGTGACGATTTCCGTGAAGGTCTTACAGCAGTTATTTCTGTTAAAGTAATGGAACCTCAGTTCGAAGGTCAAACCAAAACAAAACTTGGAAACTCAGAAGTTTCTGGTGCGGTTGATAAAATAGTTGGTGAAATGTTAACCAACTTTTTAGAAGAGCATCCTACAGAAGCTAAAATAATTGTACAAAAAGTGGTTTTAGCAGCTAAAGCAAGACAAGCTGCGAAGAAAGCACGCGAAATGGTACAACGTAAATCACCAATGGGTGGTTCTGGATTGCCAGGGAAATTATCAGATTGTTCGTCCAAAGATCCTGCAGAATCAGAATTATTCTTAGTAGAGGGAGATTCCGCAGGTGGAACGGCAAAACAAGGTCGTGACCGTCATTTCCAAGCTATCTTGCCATTGAGAGGTAAGATTTTGAATGTCGAAAAATCTATGCTTCACAAAGTTTATGATAACGACGAGATCAAAAATATATACACCGCTTTAGGTGTTAGCGTTGGGACAGAAGAAGATTCTAAAGCTTTAAATATCGCAAAACTTCGTTATCATAAAATCGTGATTATGACCGATGCCGATATCGATGGTTCTCACATTTCGACTTTGATTTTGACATTCTTTTTCCGATATATGAAAGAATTGATTGAGAATGGTTACGTTTACATCGCACAACCACCTTTATATTTATTAAAGAAAGGAAACAAAAAAGTCTATGCTTACAACGAAAAAGAACGCGAAGCTTTGACGCTAGAGATGTCGCCAGACGGAAAAGGTGTAGAAGTACAACGTTACAAAGGTCTTGGGGAAATGAATCCTGAGCAGCTTTGGGACACAACGCTTAATCCAGAACATAGAACGCTTAAGCAAATTACAATCGAAAATGCTGTAGAAGCAGATAGTGTTTTCTCAATGTTAATGGGCGATGAGGTGCCACCAAGAAGAGAGTTTATCGAAAAAAATGCAGTTTATGCACGTATCGATGTTTAA
- a CDS encoding HD domain-containing protein: protein MRNKLKIINDPVHGFIKIPHEILYDIIEHHYFQRLRRISQTGLLSLVFPGAKHTRFHHALGAMHLMFTALETLKLKGVSVSKEEEKAALLAILLHDVGHGPFSHALENRLMDNWHHEKLSLLLMTKLNEEFSGELSLAIEMFKGQYSRKFFNQLISSQLDVDRLDYLKRDSFYTGVAEGNVNTQRIISMLNVSNDELVVDSKGIYSIENYLTARMFMYWQVYYHKTAALSEHLLVKILGRAKALVSEKKDLDAPKYLKYFLENQHFEEQNELNIKNFTMLDDMDVFQAIKAWTESDDFVLSYLCKTVIYRNFPKTMSSSQYFSEDFIQTKIEKTNRFFNIDNGHELVDQISRSLLPYDTEKQPIFLLDKSGKKLKLEDSENQILSSFINQPNTKYILSFPREIL from the coding sequence ATGCGCAACAAACTCAAAATTATCAACGATCCAGTCCATGGTTTTATAAAAATTCCACATGAGATTCTTTATGATATTATCGAACATCATTACTTCCAAAGACTCCGCAGAATTTCTCAAACGGGATTATTGTCTTTGGTATTTCCAGGGGCAAAACATACGCGCTTTCATCATGCTTTGGGCGCGATGCATTTGATGTTTACAGCATTAGAAACTTTAAAATTAAAAGGTGTTTCTGTTTCTAAAGAAGAAGAAAAAGCGGCATTGTTGGCGATTTTGTTACACGATGTTGGACATGGACCTTTTTCTCACGCTTTAGAAAACCGATTGATGGATAATTGGCATCACGAAAAATTGTCTTTGCTGTTGATGACAAAACTAAACGAAGAATTTTCTGGTGAACTTAGTTTGGCGATAGAAATGTTCAAAGGTCAGTATTCTCGTAAGTTTTTCAACCAATTGATTTCATCACAATTGGATGTCGATCGTTTGGATTACCTCAAACGAGATAGCTTCTACACGGGCGTTGCCGAGGGTAATGTTAATACACAGCGTATTATTTCGATGCTTAATGTTAGCAACGATGAGTTGGTGGTCGATTCCAAAGGCATTTATTCCATAGAGAATTATTTAACGGCAAGAATGTTCATGTATTGGCAGGTTTATTATCACAAAACCGCGGCTTTATCAGAACATCTGTTGGTCAAAATTTTAGGCCGAGCCAAAGCTTTGGTTTCAGAAAAAAAAGACTTGGATGCGCCGAAGTATCTTAAATATTTTTTGGAAAATCAACATTTCGAAGAACAGAACGAACTCAATATCAAAAACTTTACAATGCTCGACGATATGGATGTTTTTCAGGCAATAAAAGCTTGGACAGAATCCGATGATTTTGTATTGTCTTATCTTTGCAAAACCGTTATCTATCGTAATTTTCCGAAGACGATGTCCTCCTCACAATATTTCTCAGAAGATTTTATACAGACCAAAATTGAGAAAACCAATCGTTTTTTTAACATCGATAATGGACACGAATTGGTCGATCAAATTTCGAGAAGTTTGCTGCCTTATGACACCGAAAAACAACCGATATTTCTTCTGGATAAATCCGGTAAAAAGTTAAAATTGGAAGATTCTGAAAACCAAATACTTTCGTCGTTCATTAATCAACCGAACACGAAATATATATTGTCTTTCCCAAGAGAGATTTTATAA
- the efp gene encoding elongation factor P, producing the protein MATTADIRKGLCIEYSNDIYKIIDFQHVKPGKGPAFVRTKLKSVTNGKVLDNTFSAGHKIDEVKVITRKFQYLYDDENGFHFMNNDDFSQIYINKEMIENAQFMKAGEEVTIILKEADETPLSAEIPLTVFLDVVEADPGVKGNTATNALKNAIVETGARVLVPLFIEAGDKIKVNTEDGSYIERVK; encoded by the coding sequence ATGGCAACAACAGCTGATATTAGAAAAGGTCTTTGTATTGAATACAGCAACGACATTTACAAGATTATCGATTTTCAACACGTAAAACCAGGAAAAGGTCCAGCTTTCGTAAGAACAAAACTTAAAAGCGTAACCAACGGAAAAGTTCTTGATAACACTTTTTCTGCAGGTCACAAAATTGATGAAGTTAAAGTGATTACTAGAAAGTTTCAATACCTTTATGATGACGAAAACGGTTTCCACTTCATGAACAACGATGATTTCTCTCAAATCTACATCAACAAAGAAATGATTGAAAACGCACAATTCATGAAAGCAGGTGAAGAAGTGACGATTATCTTGAAAGAAGCTGACGAAACGCCACTTTCTGCGGAGATACCACTAACAGTATTTTTGGATGTTGTAGAAGCCGATCCAGGAGTTAAAGGTAACACAGCTACCAACGCTCTTAAAAATGCTATCGTGGAAACAGGAGCTAGAGTTTTGGTTCCGTTGTTTATCGAAGCAGGTGATAAGATTAAAGTTAATACGGAAGATGGCTCCTACATCGAACGTGTAAAATAA
- a CDS encoding bifunctional UDP-3-O-[3-hydroxymyristoyl] N-acetylglucosamine deacetylase/3-hydroxyacyl-ACP dehydratase: MSDKQKTIQEDIQLSGIGLHTGKEVNLTIKPAKENTGFVFVRTDLEGRPQVEADVNYVTTTERGTTLEKLGVKIHTCEHLLAALVGMDLDNVIMEMDSSEPPILDGSSKYFVEAIEKAGIEEQNAVREYLVIKEVLSYVDTNSGSEITIIPSENYEVTTMVDFGTKVLGTQNASLKNISEFKDEISSARTFSFLHELEQLLDHNLIKGGDISNAIVYVDKELTPETTEKLKVAFGKDDVSIRPNGILDNLNLNFPNEAARHKLLDVIGDLALVGVKIKGRVIANKPGHFVNTQFAKKLNRQWKLQKKKNVPDFDLTKEPVFDINGIMKLMPHRPPFLLLDKVLELSDTHVVGLKNVTMNEPFFVGHFPKEPVMPGVLQVEALAQAGGILVLASVPDPENYSTYFIKIDKVKFKRKVVPGDTLIFKIELIEPIRRGIVHMQGYGYVGDTVALEAELMAQVAKNKID, from the coding sequence ATGAGTGATAAACAAAAAACTATACAAGAGGACATTCAGCTCTCGGGTATAGGACTACACACAGGAAAAGAAGTTAATCTTACCATAAAACCTGCAAAAGAAAATACAGGTTTTGTGTTTGTAAGGACAGACCTAGAAGGTCGTCCACAAGTAGAAGCAGATGTCAATTATGTAACAACGACAGAGCGCGGTACAACCCTAGAAAAATTAGGCGTAAAAATCCATACTTGCGAACATCTTTTAGCAGCATTAGTCGGGATGGATCTTGACAATGTTATTATGGAGATGGACAGTTCGGAACCACCAATTTTAGATGGATCTTCAAAATATTTTGTAGAAGCGATCGAAAAAGCAGGTATTGAAGAACAAAATGCAGTGAGAGAATATTTGGTAATCAAAGAAGTCTTGAGCTATGTTGACACCAACTCAGGTTCCGAAATTACCATTATACCTTCCGAAAACTACGAAGTCACAACAATGGTTGACTTTGGAACAAAAGTTTTAGGAACGCAAAATGCAAGTCTTAAAAATATTTCTGAGTTCAAAGACGAAATTTCTTCAGCAAGAACTTTTAGTTTTTTGCATGAGCTAGAACAATTATTAGATCATAACCTTATCAAAGGTGGTGATATCAGCAATGCAATCGTATATGTTGATAAAGAATTAACACCAGAAACCACAGAAAAGTTAAAAGTAGCTTTCGGTAAAGATGATGTTTCTATTCGTCCAAATGGGATTTTGGATAACCTAAATCTTAATTTTCCTAACGAAGCTGCCCGTCACAAACTTTTGGATGTTATTGGCGATTTAGCTTTGGTAGGTGTCAAAATTAAAGGCCGTGTTATCGCAAACAAACCTGGACATTTTGTTAACACCCAGTTTGCTAAGAAACTTAACAGACAATGGAAATTACAAAAAAAGAAAAACGTTCCAGATTTTGATTTAACAAAAGAACCCGTTTTTGATATTAATGGTATTATGAAATTAATGCCACACCGACCACCGTTTTTGTTACTAGATAAGGTTTTAGAATTATCCGATACCCACGTTGTAGGTCTTAAAAATGTAACCATGAACGAGCCTTTCTTTGTGGGACATTTTCCTAAAGAACCAGTAATGCCAGGTGTTTTACAAGTAGAAGCTTTGGCACAAGCGGGAGGGATTTTGGTATTAGCAAGCGTGCCAGATCCAGAAAACTATTCAACTTATTTTATAAAAATAGACAAAGTAAAATTCAAGAGAAAAGTAGTTCCAGGAGATACTTTAATTTTTAAAATTGAATTGATAGAGCCTATCAGACGCGGAATAGTTCATATGCAAGGTTATGGCTATGTTGGTGATACAGTAGCATTGGAAGCAGAACTTATGGCACAAGTTGCAAAAAATAAAATAGACTAA
- the sucD gene encoding succinate--CoA ligase subunit alpha, whose amino-acid sequence MSVLVNKDSKVIVQGFTGNEGTFHAGQMIEYGTNVVGGVTPGKGGTEHLGRPVFNTVADAVTKAGANVSIIFVPPAFAADAIMEAAEAGIKVIVCITEGIPVADMVKVKEYINDKDARLIGPNCPGIITSDEAKIGIMPGFVFKKGKVGIVSKSGTLTYEAADQVVKAGYGVSTAIGIGGDPIIGTTTKEALELFINDPETEAVVMIGEIGGSLEAEAARWYRDSGSKKPVVGFIAGQTAPKGRTMGHAGAIVGGAEDTAQAKMAIMAECGINVVDSPAEIGATVAKVLG is encoded by the coding sequence ATGTCAGTATTAGTAAACAAGGATTCTAAGGTAATCGTACAAGGTTTTACAGGTAACGAAGGAACGTTCCATGCAGGTCAAATGATTGAATACGGAACTAATGTTGTTGGTGGGGTAACACCAGGAAAAGGTGGAACAGAGCATCTAGGTAGACCAGTATTCAATACAGTGGCAGATGCAGTTACAAAAGCAGGCGCTAACGTTAGTATTATCTTTGTACCACCAGCATTTGCCGCAGATGCTATTATGGAAGCAGCCGAAGCTGGTATCAAAGTTATCGTTTGTATTACAGAAGGAATTCCTGTTGCGGACATGGTAAAAGTTAAAGAATATATCAACGATAAAGATGCACGTCTTATTGGACCTAACTGCCCAGGTATCATTACTTCTGATGAAGCTAAAATCGGCATTATGCCAGGTTTCGTTTTCAAAAAAGGAAAAGTCGGTATCGTTTCTAAATCTGGTACTTTAACTTATGAAGCTGCAGACCAAGTTGTAAAAGCAGGTTACGGTGTTTCTACGGCAATCGGTATTGGTGGTGACCCAATTATCGGAACAACAACGAAAGAAGCTTTAGAATTATTCATCAACGATCCAGAAACAGAAGCAGTAGTTATGATTGGAGAAATTGGTGGATCTCTAGAAGCAGAAGCAGCAAGATGGTACAGAGACAGCGGCTCAAAAAAACCAGTTGTAGGTTTCATCGCTGGACAAACTGCACCTAAAGGAAGAACTATGGGACACGCTGGAGCGATCGTGGGTGGTGCTGAAGATACAGCACAAGCTAAAATGGCAATTATGGCAGAATGCGGTATCAATGTAGTAGATTCTCCTGCTGAGATTGGCGCAACAGTAGCTAAAGTTTTAGGATAA
- a CDS encoding DUF3298 and DUF4163 domain-containing protein, which produces MKNLFTIFAISMLAFTSCTKKEATQIQVNTKDSVATGKSFAVDSIKISDSIKKSANITLAYENSILVFPGIEDKSLFDSIYNPTGLKAKDFSQDALKLTLEQDRTDFYKGFDNADYEPSSRQTWDNTSNMTVFSNQSDVLTLRYTTSGYTGGAHGFYNEIYKVFDLKNKKSINLEDVVKNPKDKAWEKLLMDSFIKNDKDDQKAMLLEKTIPLNHNFYFGNNSITFVYNQYEITAYAAGLVYISLQYDDIKDYLKPEFLQRIAH; this is translated from the coding sequence ATGAAAAATTTGTTTACAATCTTTGCTATTTCTATGCTTGCATTTACAAGTTGTACAAAAAAAGAAGCCACTCAGATTCAGGTTAACACAAAAGATTCTGTCGCTACAGGAAAATCTTTCGCCGTTGATTCAATCAAAATTTCGGATTCTATTAAAAAGTCAGCCAATATCACGTTGGCTTATGAAAATTCGATTTTGGTTTTTCCAGGCATCGAAGATAAAAGTCTGTTCGACAGCATCTATAACCCAACCGGCCTCAAGGCAAAAGACTTTTCTCAAGATGCTTTAAAATTAACATTAGAACAAGACAGAACCGACTTCTACAAAGGTTTTGACAATGCAGATTACGAGCCCTCTTCTCGCCAAACTTGGGATAATACTTCTAACATGACTGTGTTTAGCAATCAGTCCGATGTATTGACTTTGCGTTATACAACAAGCGGTTATACAGGCGGCGCACACGGATTTTATAATGAAATTTATAAAGTTTTTGACCTTAAAAATAAAAAAAGTATTAATCTGGAAGATGTGGTGAAAAATCCAAAAGATAAAGCTTGGGAAAAATTGTTGATGGACAGTTTTATAAAAAATGATAAAGATGATCAAAAAGCGATGTTGCTCGAGAAGACGATCCCGCTGAACCATAATTTCTATTTCGGAAATAACAGCATCACTTTTGTTTATAATCAATACGAAATTACCGCTTATGCAGCAGGTTTGGTGTATATAAGCTTGCAATATGACGACATCAAAGATTATTTGAAGCCAGAATTTTTACAACGAATTGCGCATTAA
- a CDS encoding LpxD N-terminal domain-containing protein: MTFSQPQTLKSIADFIQAKYIGSDDFKILGTNEIHRVKAGEIVFVNHPKYYDKALNSEATIILIDKEVDCPEGKALLISDDPFRDFNKINLHFSTISDFFGDISKPEIGENSKIHPSVVIGNNVKIGKNCIIYPNVVIGDDTVIGDNVFIQANTVLGGNAFYYRKLYGNYDRLISVGNVVVEDNVQIGVGCTIDRGVTDITVIGEGSILDNQIQIGHDTVIGKRCLIASQTGIAGCCIIEDDVTIWGQVGMASGLTIESGTVLLAKTGVNRNLKKGTYFGAIAEEFRDYLKKEVKLRNL; the protein is encoded by the coding sequence ATGACCTTTAGCCAACCACAGACGCTTAAGTCTATTGCTGATTTTATTCAAGCTAAATATATAGGTTCCGATGATTTTAAAATTTTAGGAACTAATGAAATTCACCGTGTTAAAGCTGGTGAAATTGTCTTTGTCAACCATCCCAAATATTATGATAAAGCACTCAACTCGGAGGCCACGATTATTCTAATCGATAAAGAAGTTGACTGTCCAGAAGGTAAAGCACTTTTAATTTCTGATGATCCTTTCAGAGATTTTAATAAAATTAATCTTCATTTTTCGACAATTTCAGACTTTTTTGGTGATATTTCAAAACCAGAGATTGGTGAAAATTCAAAAATTCATCCAAGTGTCGTAATCGGCAATAATGTTAAAATCGGAAAAAATTGCATTATTTATCCTAATGTTGTCATTGGTGATGATACGGTTATCGGAGATAATGTCTTTATCCAAGCCAATACAGTTTTGGGTGGCAATGCTTTTTACTACAGAAAACTTTATGGCAACTATGATCGATTAATCTCCGTAGGCAATGTTGTTGTTGAAGACAATGTTCAGATTGGAGTAGGTTGTACGATTGATCGTGGTGTGACAGATATTACCGTAATAGGAGAGGGCAGTATTTTGGATAACCAAATCCAGATTGGCCACGATACAGTAATCGGGAAAAGATGCTTAATAGCTTCTCAGACGGGGATTGCAGGTTGTTGTATTATAGAAGATGATGTTACAATTTGGGGACAGGTTGGTATGGCGTCTGGGCTTACAATAGAATCTGGTACGGTGTTATTGGCCAAAACAGGCGTTAACAGAAATCTTAAAAAGGGAACTTATTTTGGCGCTATTGCAGAAGAATTCCGAGATTATTTAAAAAAAGAAGTTAAGCTCCGCAATCTCTAA